The following are from one region of the Treponema denticola genome:
- a CDS encoding sirohydrochlorin cobaltochelatase — translation MKKAIVIASFGTSYAETRKKTIDTIEKEAIGRFKDYEIFKAYTSNMVRAILKKRDSINVASPKEIIQELQEKGFSEIYIQPTHIIPGEEYEKLQFENTILGQPLLHENADLDEIIKALELKKPEDDTAIVFMGHGSSHEADKFYEIMQNKLNSQGLENVLIGTVEGSVELKDILPILAERKIKKIELYPFMMVAGDHAHNDMAGDEEDSWYTILKNKGYEVNANLKGLGEYPMIREILYKSLENTINCYRG, via the coding sequence ATGAAAAAGGCCATCGTTATTGCAAGTTTTGGTACAAGCTATGCCGAAACAAGAAAAAAAACTATTGATACTATCGAAAAAGAAGCAATCGGCAGGTTTAAAGATTATGAAATTTTTAAAGCCTATACTTCAAACATGGTTAGAGCCATTCTTAAAAAAAGAGACTCCATCAATGTTGCATCTCCCAAGGAGATTATCCAAGAACTACAAGAAAAAGGCTTCTCCGAAATTTACATACAACCGACCCACATAATTCCGGGAGAAGAATATGAAAAGCTGCAATTTGAAAATACGATTTTGGGTCAACCCCTCTTACATGAAAATGCAGACTTGGATGAAATTATAAAAGCTCTCGAATTAAAAAAGCCCGAAGATGATACGGCAATAGTTTTTATGGGACACGGTTCTTCACATGAGGCAGATAAATTTTATGAGATCATGCAAAACAAACTCAATTCGCAAGGCCTTGAAAATGTCTTGATAGGAACAGTTGAAGGCTCCGTAGAGCTAAAGGATATCTTACCTATTCTTGCCGAACGCAAAATAAAAAAAATTGAGCTTTATCCGTTCATGATGGTTGCAGGCGACCATGCCCACAACGATATGGCAGGAGATGAAGAAGACAGCTGGTACACCATTTTAAAAAATAAGGGTTACGAGGTTAATGCCAATCTAAAAGGCTTGGGCGAATATCCTATGATCCGCGAAATACTTTATAAATCTTTAGAAAATACAATCAATTGCTATAGAGGTTAA
- a CDS encoding precorrin-2 C(20)-methyltransferase, with product MKNIVAVGTGPGSQEYLTLQAVKALQNADLIFAPNNKGKNMALDTVKDFIKNKEVLFLDFPMGFVSEEDYKIQAEKILKKTKENSNTLILTIGDPMIYSTFIYMMPYFKIPEINLQIISGIPSAVAAAGRAQIPLAEKGEVLTITDHLNEKSLNSSSSIALLKTSKQKNLILKEFEKNGFDYVYIKRATMEHESILPKNKKEKILEDEDYISLIIARKQKGN from the coding sequence ATGAAAAATATTGTTGCAGTAGGAACAGGCCCGGGCTCTCAGGAGTATCTTACATTACAGGCAGTAAAAGCTCTTCAAAATGCAGACCTTATTTTTGCTCCCAACAATAAGGGAAAAAATATGGCCTTAGATACGGTAAAAGATTTTATAAAGAACAAAGAAGTATTGTTTCTTGATTTCCCTATGGGCTTTGTATCTGAAGAAGATTATAAAATTCAAGCCGAAAAAATACTTAAAAAAACAAAAGAAAATTCGAATACCCTTATTTTAACTATAGGCGATCCTATGATATACAGCACATTTATTTATATGATGCCCTATTTTAAAATACCGGAAATCAATTTGCAAATTATTTCAGGAATTCCTTCTGCAGTGGCTGCTGCAGGAAGAGCACAAATTCCTCTTGCCGAAAAAGGTGAAGTGCTTACAATCACAGATCATTTAAATGAAAAAAGTTTAAATTCATCTTCATCTATAGCTCTTTTAAAAACATCTAAACAAAAAAATCTTATACTAAAAGAATTTGAAAAAAACGGTTTTGACTATGTTTATATAAAAAGAGCAACGATGGAACATGAATCAATTCTTCCCAAAAATAAAAAAGAAAAAATTTTAGAAGACGAAGATTATATATCCTTAATCATCGCCCGAAAACAAAAAGGAAATTAG
- a CDS encoding cobyrinate a,c-diamide synthase, producing MKGIMISAPNSNSGKTVITAALLYSLKKAGFDISAFKTGPDQVDRKILEIISGKRAGNLDPFMMGQKGMEFSLNISNSEYALIEGVMGCFDGMGTTSENSSFDTAEKIGSDIVLVYAPQGEMFTLIPKLKGMIEFSKNRIRGIILNKLNPKLFPLYKKMIEDNLELQVLGFFPKVSEFEIEESGLGLDIDERLKNEKFLDVLYKIVKENIDIQKFLNLFQPLKTGTKIEIKKTNTRTAIAMDEAFNLYYSENIFLLENSTEVNYFSPLKDTELPDCDFLYFGSGQINKYKDALSQNIKIKTAIKKFAEAGGKILAEGEGLSYLFENLDGFKMCGIFQGSVESTSTLQNFGYKQLEFMQDCILGKKGTILNAAEYHKSKASTEVSPIFTVKKPCSNLNFKDAYVYKNCLGLFQNIHFIYNIENLYNLIQI from the coding sequence ATGAAAGGCATAATGATTTCCGCCCCGAACAGCAATTCGGGGAAAACTGTAATTACAGCAGCTCTCCTTTATTCTTTAAAAAAAGCAGGCTTTGATATTTCCGCTTTTAAAACGGGCCCCGATCAGGTTGACCGCAAAATACTGGAAATCATTTCAGGCAAAAGAGCCGGAAACCTCGATCCTTTTATGATGGGTCAAAAAGGAATGGAGTTTTCTCTCAATATTTCAAACTCAGAATACGCCCTTATTGAGGGAGTGATGGGCTGCTTCGACGGAATGGGAACTACCTCGGAAAATTCTTCATTTGATACGGCAGAAAAAATCGGGAGCGATATTGTTTTGGTTTACGCACCTCAGGGCGAGATGTTTACGCTTATTCCAAAACTTAAAGGAATGATCGAATTTTCAAAAAACAGAATAAGAGGAATTATACTTAATAAACTCAACCCTAAACTTTTTCCTCTTTATAAAAAGATGATTGAGGATAATCTTGAGTTACAAGTATTAGGCTTTTTTCCTAAAGTTTCCGAATTCGAAATTGAAGAATCAGGCCTCGGCCTCGACATCGACGAAAGGCTAAAGAATGAAAAATTTTTAGATGTTCTATATAAAATCGTAAAAGAAAATATAGACATTCAAAAATTTTTAAATTTATTTCAACCTCTTAAAACAGGCACCAAGATAGAAATAAAAAAAACGAATACACGCACTGCAATCGCAATGGATGAGGCCTTTAATTTATATTATTCCGAAAATATCTTTTTACTTGAAAACAGCACAGAGGTAAATTATTTTTCTCCCCTTAAAGATACGGAGCTGCCTGACTGCGACTTTCTATATTTCGGAAGCGGCCAAATAAATAAATACAAGGATGCTCTTTCTCAAAATATTAAAATAAAAACAGCAATAAAAAAATTCGCCGAAGCCGGCGGAAAAATTTTAGCTGAAGGTGAAGGGCTTTCATACCTTTTTGAAAACCTTGACGGTTTTAAAATGTGCGGGATTTTTCAAGGTTCCGTTGAGAGCACAAGTACCCTGCAAAATTTCGGATATAAGCAGCTTGAATTTATGCAGGACTGTATCTTAGGAAAAAAAGGGACAATCTTAAATGCAGCCGAATACCATAAATCAAAAGCGTCAACTGAAGTTTCTCCTATTTTCACAGTTAAAAAACCCTGCTCAAATCTAAATTTTAAAGATGCTTATGTATATAAAAACTGCTTAGGCCTTTTTCAAAATATCCATTTTATATATAATATTGAAAATCTTTATAACTTAATACAAATTTAA
- a CDS encoding HD domain-containing phosphohydrolase, which translates to MTEENKYKELSKEQILIKILETESLIHSVQDVDVLLEQILTEARSVVNADAGSIYIAEGDRLAIRYAQNNTLQKKLPAGTKLPYIFFDFPIDNYTIAGYAANTKKLINIPDVYNIEADKPFKFGKATDEKTGYKTVSNLTIPILSMSGMLLGVLQVLNALDKYGKPKTFSHDDEIYLSHFASNAGIALEHAFVTRAMVMRMIKTAELRDPRETGMHVNRVANYSVEIYDRWAFNNGIPMSEQTKYRDSLKIASMLHDIGKVAISDLILKKAGKLTDEEFSVMKTHTWLGARLFSGNDSPLDKLSMEIALRHHENWDGTGYPGHIDVETGAPLKTDKKTGFAQGLRGEEIPLGARIVSMADVYDALSSKRSYKDSWTEEDILEELKKMSGKKFDPEIAKAFFEVLDRIQAIKAHLADE; encoded by the coding sequence ATGACAGAAGAAAATAAATATAAAGAGCTGTCAAAGGAACAGATCCTAATCAAAATACTTGAAACGGAATCTTTGATACACAGTGTTCAAGACGTTGATGTTCTTTTAGAGCAAATACTTACCGAAGCCCGGAGTGTTGTAAATGCCGACGCCGGTTCAATATATATAGCTGAAGGGGATAGGCTTGCCATAAGATATGCACAGAATAACACCCTGCAAAAAAAACTTCCGGCGGGAACAAAGCTTCCTTATATATTTTTTGATTTTCCTATAGACAATTATACAATAGCCGGATATGCTGCAAATACAAAAAAACTTATAAATATTCCCGATGTTTACAATATTGAGGCCGATAAGCCTTTTAAGTTCGGCAAAGCTACGGATGAAAAAACAGGCTATAAGACCGTTTCCAATTTAACCATTCCTATTCTTTCTATGTCGGGAATGCTATTAGGGGTTCTTCAAGTCTTAAATGCTCTTGATAAATACGGCAAACCGAAAACCTTTTCCCATGATGATGAAATTTATCTCAGTCATTTTGCTTCAAATGCGGGAATAGCTCTTGAACATGCTTTTGTAACAAGGGCGATGGTTATGCGTATGATCAAAACGGCTGAACTACGCGATCCGAGAGAAACGGGAATGCATGTAAACAGGGTTGCAAATTATTCCGTTGAAATTTATGATAGGTGGGCGTTTAATAACGGCATTCCTATGTCCGAGCAAACAAAATATCGTGACTCGCTAAAAATTGCCTCTATGCTTCATGACATTGGAAAAGTTGCAATTTCGGATCTGATTTTAAAAAAGGCCGGAAAGTTAACCGACGAAGAATTCTCGGTTATGAAAACCCATACATGGCTGGGAGCCCGTTTGTTCAGCGGGAATGATTCCCCTCTTGATAAACTCTCAATGGAAATAGCTCTGCGTCATCACGAAAACTGGGACGGGACAGGCTACCCGGGACATATTGATGTAGAAACGGGAGCTCCGCTAAAAACGGATAAAAAAACAGGGTTTGCACAAGGACTTAGAGGAGAAGAAATACCTCTCGGCGCAAGAATTGTCTCAATGGCCGACGTCTACGATGCCCTTTCTTCAAAGCGTTCCTATAAAGACTCATGGACCGAAGAAGACATTCTGGAAGAATTAAAAAAAATGAGCGGAAAGAAATTCGATCCGGAAATAGCAAAAGCCTTTTTTGAAGTGCTTGACAGAATCCAAGCAATTAAAGCCCATCTTGCAGATGAGTAG
- a CDS encoding zinc ribbon domain-containing protein — MDKVQKGHSPKFFCENCGQEVKRNTKVCPHCGRFFASVRCPSCNYMGHTDEFINGCPSCGFAVSSDSNKNTKKYHRNKLKEYRAKYKSNRYDDPLPWWVYSLVIGSLGLLIIYIFYFKT, encoded by the coding sequence ATGGACAAGGTACAAAAAGGGCATTCGCCTAAGTTTTTTTGTGAAAACTGCGGGCAAGAGGTAAAGCGGAACACAAAGGTATGTCCCCATTGCGGGCGTTTTTTTGCTTCGGTAAGATGCCCTTCTTGTAATTATATGGGGCATACGGATGAATTTATAAACGGATGCCCCTCTTGCGGCTTTGCCGTAAGCTCCGACTCTAATAAGAACACAAAAAAATATCATAGGAATAAACTAAAAGAATACCGTGCAAAATATAAATCCAATAGGTACGACGACCCGCTTCCTTGGTGGGTTTACAGCCTTGTCATAGGCTCTTTGGGTTTATTGATTATCTATATATTTTATTTTAAGACGTAA
- a CDS encoding FmdB family zinc ribbon protein, with product MPTYEYVCDSCGHDFEVFQRMSDEPVSICPECGKPVRRVISGGLGINFRGSGFYVNDSSSAPKAASGGCSGCSSSSCSTCKH from the coding sequence ATGCCAACGTATGAGTATGTCTGCGATTCTTGCGGTCATGATTTTGAGGTTTTTCAGAGAATGAGCGATGAACCCGTATCCATTTGCCCTGAGTGCGGTAAGCCTGTAAGAAGAGTTATTTCCGGCGGCTTGGGAATTAATTTTAGAGGATCGGGTTTTTATGTAAACGATTCTTCTTCCGCTCCAAAGGCTGCATCAGGCGGCTGTTCAGGTTGTTCTTCATCTTCATGCTCAACATGTAAGCACTAG
- the ileS gene encoding isoleucine--tRNA ligase, with product MYKPVDPKVDFAKQEEDVLKFWEKNDVFKKSVSSRDGRDNYIFFDGPPFATGLPHFGHFVPGTIKDIIPRYKTMKGFRVERRFGWDCHGLPVENLIEKELGLNSKTDIEKYGIDKFNEACRASVLRYVKEWKQTITRLGRWVDFENDYKTMEPGFMESIWWVMKSLWEKGLLYEGYYILPYCPRCSTVLSNHELNLGGYKDVHDPAITVRFKTLSPVKTSPAAKAFEGKNALPPDTYLLAWTTTPWTLPSNLGLAVGVDIDYALIEYDGAHYIMAVPRLEAYFAKSGKEEAKEYKLIWTKKGAELEGLRYEPLFPYFKNLAADENGKNAEAGQGAFRVLIGDFVTTEDGTGIVHTAPGFGEDDNRIFKDTGVPTVCPVDAECKFTNEVSDYQGLFVKDADKQIMERLKAEDKLFKKAQILHSYPHCWRCSSPLIYRAVASWFVSVTKIKDNLLNANSKINWQPDHIKTGRFGKWLEGARDWAISRNRYWGNPIPIWKCPDCGETICVGSREELKELSGIFPEDMHKHFVDKINIPCKKCGGTMKRVPEVLDCWFESGSMPYAQQHYPFENKEHFEKNFPADFISEGLDQTRGWFYTLTILAAALFDEPAFKNCIVNGLVLAEDGKKMSKSLRNYTDPNEVIKQFGADALRLFLMNSNVVKADDLKYSDEGVRDVLKGILIPFWNSYSFYITYANIDGVKPPHNAKVDGKDEGVEEFLAKLNNPLDLWILSVTEKLVADVTAALDKYDLSQAIPPMVEYIDLLNNWYIRRSRRRFWKSENDGDKAQAYETLYRALKKFSLVAAPVVPFITESIWQNLRTEKDALSIHLADYPEYNEKIRNSELEFKMKTVQKAVSMGRSLRYQFNLKIRQPLKAVEIVTLNPEEKRVLLEMEESIIEELNVKEVIFHEKEDELVEYSAKANFKALGKELGPLMKKAAAIIEQMNSSEIQNIMEGATLSIDIEGKSVEITADKIVINRIEKASLKIVNEGTLTVGLNTELTEELLMEGYIRDLVRGIQTLRKECGLDVTDRIKLYLSASQKNADNKELEKAFELFKDYVCDETLTVQSSWFKTGELAKLGSIKTSLVEAGDYEWEIGIEKNN from the coding sequence ATGTATAAACCTGTAGATCCTAAGGTTGATTTTGCAAAACAAGAAGAAGATGTCTTAAAATTTTGGGAAAAAAACGATGTATTTAAAAAGTCCGTTTCATCGCGTGACGGTCGGGATAATTATATTTTCTTTGACGGCCCGCCCTTTGCCACAGGGCTGCCTCACTTCGGCCACTTTGTTCCCGGAACAATTAAGGATATTATTCCGCGATATAAGACAATGAAGGGCTTTAGGGTAGAGCGCCGCTTCGGGTGGGACTGCCACGGCCTTCCCGTTGAAAATTTAATCGAAAAAGAACTTGGGCTTAATTCAAAGACCGATATAGAAAAATACGGTATAGATAAATTTAACGAAGCCTGCCGTGCAAGCGTTTTGCGTTATGTAAAAGAATGGAAACAGACGATTACCCGCTTAGGCCGCTGGGTTGACTTTGAAAACGATTATAAGACCATGGAACCCGGCTTTATGGAATCCATTTGGTGGGTAATGAAAAGTCTTTGGGAAAAAGGTCTATTGTATGAGGGCTACTATATTCTCCCTTATTGTCCGAGGTGTTCTACGGTGCTTTCAAACCATGAGCTTAACTTAGGCGGATACAAGGATGTTCACGACCCTGCAATAACCGTACGCTTTAAGACTCTTTCGCCTGTAAAGACTTCTCCTGCAGCCAAGGCCTTTGAAGGAAAAAACGCTCTTCCTCCCGATACCTATCTTTTGGCATGGACAACAACTCCTTGGACCCTGCCGAGTAACCTCGGTCTTGCTGTGGGCGTGGACATCGACTATGCCTTAATAGAATATGACGGAGCTCACTATATAATGGCCGTGCCTCGGCTTGAAGCCTATTTTGCAAAGAGCGGAAAAGAAGAAGCAAAAGAGTATAAGCTGATTTGGACAAAGAAGGGCGCAGAACTTGAAGGTTTAAGGTATGAGCCCCTCTTTCCTTATTTTAAAAACCTCGCTGCCGATGAAAACGGAAAAAATGCTGAAGCTGGGCAGGGTGCCTTTAGGGTTTTGATAGGCGACTTTGTTACAACCGAGGACGGAACGGGAATTGTTCACACGGCTCCCGGCTTCGGTGAAGACGATAACAGGATATTTAAAGATACGGGAGTTCCGACCGTTTGTCCTGTCGATGCCGAATGTAAATTTACTAACGAAGTTTCCGACTACCAAGGCCTTTTTGTAAAGGATGCAGACAAGCAAATTATGGAAAGGTTAAAAGCCGAAGACAAGCTCTTTAAGAAGGCTCAGATTTTACACTCCTATCCGCATTGCTGGAGATGCTCAAGCCCCTTGATATACAGGGCCGTTGCAAGCTGGTTTGTTTCGGTTACAAAGATAAAAGATAATCTCCTTAATGCTAACTCAAAAATAAATTGGCAGCCCGACCATATAAAAACAGGCCGCTTCGGAAAGTGGCTTGAAGGAGCCCGAGACTGGGCTATCAGCCGAAACCGATATTGGGGAAATCCAATTCCTATTTGGAAGTGCCCCGATTGCGGCGAAACAATCTGTGTAGGAAGCAGGGAGGAATTAAAAGAGCTTTCAGGCATATTCCCTGAAGATATGCACAAGCACTTTGTCGATAAGATAAATATTCCCTGTAAAAAATGCGGCGGAACGATGAAGCGTGTTCCGGAAGTTTTGGACTGCTGGTTTGAGTCTGGTTCGATGCCCTATGCTCAACAGCACTATCCTTTTGAAAACAAAGAACACTTTGAAAAAAACTTTCCGGCCGATTTTATTTCAGAAGGCTTGGATCAGACCCGCGGATGGTTTTATACTTTAACGATTTTGGCGGCAGCTCTTTTTGATGAGCCGGCTTTTAAAAACTGTATAGTAAACGGCCTTGTGCTTGCCGAGGACGGTAAGAAGATGTCAAAATCCTTACGCAACTATACAGACCCCAACGAGGTTATAAAACAATTCGGAGCCGATGCCCTCCGCCTCTTTTTGATGAACTCGAATGTTGTAAAGGCTGACGACTTAAAATATTCGGATGAAGGAGTGCGGGATGTTCTTAAAGGAATCTTAATTCCTTTTTGGAACAGCTACAGTTTCTATATAACCTATGCCAATATAGACGGAGTAAAGCCTCCTCATAATGCAAAGGTTGACGGAAAGGATGAGGGTGTAGAAGAATTTTTAGCTAAATTAAATAATCCCTTAGACCTGTGGATCTTATCGGTAACCGAAAAACTTGTTGCCGATGTAACGGCAGCTCTCGACAAATATGATCTATCACAAGCTATTCCTCCGATGGTCGAATATATTGATCTTTTAAATAACTGGTATATCCGCCGTTCCCGCCGCCGCTTTTGGAAAAGCGAAAATGACGGGGACAAGGCTCAAGCCTACGAGACCCTCTACCGTGCCTTAAAGAAATTTTCTCTTGTTGCAGCTCCGGTAGTGCCGTTTATTACGGAAAGCATTTGGCAGAATTTGCGGACCGAAAAAGATGCTCTTTCTATCCATCTTGCAGACTACCCTGAGTATAACGAAAAGATAAGAAACAGTGAGCTTGAATTTAAGATGAAGACGGTTCAAAAGGCTGTTTCAATGGGAAGGTCCTTACGTTATCAGTTTAACTTAAAGATAAGGCAGCCCTTAAAGGCTGTAGAAATAGTAACCCTCAATCCCGAAGAAAAAAGAGTTCTTTTGGAAATGGAAGAAAGCATAATCGAGGAGCTCAATGTTAAAGAGGTTATCTTCCACGAAAAAGAGGATGAGCTTGTAGAATATTCGGCCAAGGCTAATTTTAAGGCTCTCGGAAAAGAATTAGGCCCCCTTATGAAAAAGGCTGCTGCCATAATTGAACAGATGAATTCAAGTGAAATCCAAAACATAATGGAGGGTGCTACTTTAAGTATCGACATCGAAGGAAAATCGGTAGAAATAACCGCCGATAAGATTGTGATAAATAGAATCGAAAAGGCTTCTTTAAAAATAGTAAATGAGGGAACCCTAACCGTAGGCCTTAATACCGAGCTGACTGAAGAACTTTTAATGGAAGGTTATATCAGGGACTTGGTAAGGGGTATTCAAACCCTGCGTAAGGAATGCGGGCTTGATGTTACCGATAGAATTAAACTTTATCTTTCAGCCTCTCAAAAAAATGCCGATAATAAAGAGCTGGAAAAAGCTTTTGAGCTTTTTAAGGACTATGTTTGTGATGAAACCTTGACTGTGCAATCTTCTTGGTTTAAAACAGGAGAATTGGCAAAGCTCGGTTCCATTAAAACAAGCCTTGTTGAAGCCGGCGATTATGAATGGGAGATTGGAATTGAAAAGAATAATTAG
- a CDS encoding IMP dehydrogenase, whose amino-acid sequence MAFFYDEPSHTFSEYLLVPRLSGVEHIPQAVSLKTPLTKYKKGEEPKISLNIPLVSSIMQSVSDHNMAVALAREGGLSFIFGSQSIESEAKMAAKVKNYRAGFVESDSNLTPEHHLSDVLDLKDRTDHTTVAVTHDGTGHGKLLGVVTGRDYHIGHTDLNTKVKEFMTPIERLHVAEEGISLKKAQDIIWEFKLNSLPILDKKGCLVAFVFRKDYESNTENPLELLDEKKRYMVGAGINTRDYEERVPALVEAGADVLCIDSSDGFSDWQKQTIQFVKEKYGESIPVGAGNVVDADGFNFLADAGADFIKVGIGGGSICITRETKGIGRGQATAVIEVAKARDEYFKKKGVYIPICSDGGIVFDYHITLALAMGSDFCMLGRYFARFDESPTNKVLINGNYMKEYWGEGSARARNWQRYDSGGEKKLSFEEGVDSYVPYAGKLHDNVAVTLNKIRSTMCNCGVLSIPEFQRDAKITLVSSASIIEGGPHDVVLKDMSHSSGSNY is encoded by the coding sequence ATGGCTTTTTTTTATGATGAACCTTCGCATACATTCAGCGAATATTTATTGGTCCCGCGTCTTTCGGGAGTCGAGCACATTCCTCAGGCGGTTTCTCTTAAAACGCCTTTAACAAAATATAAAAAAGGTGAAGAGCCTAAAATCAGTTTAAATATTCCTCTTGTTTCTTCAATTATGCAGTCTGTTTCAGATCATAATATGGCTGTTGCGCTTGCACGGGAAGGAGGCCTTTCCTTTATCTTCGGCTCGCAATCAATTGAAAGTGAAGCTAAGATGGCCGCAAAAGTAAAAAACTATAGGGCAGGTTTTGTCGAAAGCGATTCAAACCTCACGCCTGAGCATCATTTAAGCGATGTTTTAGACTTAAAGGACAGGACAGACCACACTACCGTTGCGGTAACCCATGACGGGACAGGACACGGAAAACTCTTAGGTGTAGTTACAGGCAGGGATTACCACATAGGCCATACCGATTTAAATACAAAGGTAAAAGAATTTATGACGCCTATCGAACGCCTCCATGTTGCCGAAGAAGGAATCAGCTTAAAAAAGGCCCAAGACATTATCTGGGAATTTAAGCTTAATTCGCTTCCGATTCTTGATAAAAAAGGCTGTCTTGTTGCCTTTGTTTTTAGAAAGGATTATGAAAGCAATACGGAAAACCCGCTCGAACTTCTTGATGAAAAAAAACGCTACATGGTAGGAGCAGGTATAAATACAAGGGACTATGAAGAGCGAGTTCCTGCCCTTGTAGAAGCCGGAGCCGATGTTTTATGTATCGATTCTTCGGACGGATTTAGCGATTGGCAAAAACAAACAATTCAATTTGTAAAAGAAAAATACGGAGAGTCTATTCCTGTAGGAGCAGGAAATGTTGTCGACGCAGACGGCTTTAACTTTTTAGCTGATGCCGGAGCCGACTTTATAAAGGTAGGAATAGGGGGCGGTTCAATCTGCATTACCCGTGAGACAAAGGGAATAGGAAGAGGTCAGGCCACCGCCGTAATAGAGGTTGCCAAAGCCCGGGATGAATATTTTAAAAAGAAGGGCGTTTATATTCCTATCTGCTCCGACGGCGGAATCGTTTTTGATTACCACATAACCCTAGCCCTAGCTATGGGAAGCGATTTCTGTATGCTCGGCCGCTACTTTGCCCGCTTTGACGAAAGCCCTACCAACAAGGTATTGATTAACGGAAACTATATGAAAGAATACTGGGGCGAAGGTTCAGCGAGGGCAAGGAATTGGCAGCGATACGATTCCGGCGGAGAGAAAAAACTTTCATTTGAAGAGGGTGTAGACTCCTACGTTCCCTATGCAGGAAAACTCCACGACAATGTTGCGGTAACCTTAAATAAGATACGCTCAACAATGTGTAATTGCGGGGTTTTAAGTATTCCGGAATTCCAGCGTGACGCAAAAATAACTTTAGTCTCTTCGGCAAGTATCATTGAAGGCGGCCCTCACGATGTCGTCTTAAAAGACATGAGCCACTCCTCAGGCTCCAATTATTAA
- a CDS encoding carbon-nitrogen hydrolase family protein: MKIGLCASENKNNDIDFNISQIEGFIEKTRSEKPDLLLFGESFLQGFDSLCFEYKKDILTVLQINSKPIAKIRSIAQKEKTAIGFGFIENDHGAIFSSYMIVGKNGEMLCLYKRVSQGWRIEGTCADYREGKEFFEFDFGGKRLAVFICGDLWEDNLLEPIISLNPDAFLWPVFCGYTKEEWKNGEAAAYAERTAILDKPVLFINSLVNENAKAIGGGAFVWHQGKLIKEIPMGKTGFLLYEI, encoded by the coding sequence ATGAAAATCGGACTTTGTGCATCTGAAAATAAAAATAATGATATTGATTTTAATATATCGCAGATTGAAGGCTTTATAGAAAAGACAAGGTCTGAAAAGCCCGACCTTCTTCTATTTGGAGAAAGTTTTTTACAGGGCTTTGATTCTCTTTGTTTTGAATATAAAAAAGATATTTTGACGGTTCTTCAAATAAACTCGAAACCCATTGCAAAGATTCGTTCAATTGCCCAAAAAGAAAAAACAGCCATAGGTTTCGGCTTTATCGAAAACGACCATGGTGCTATTTTCAGCTCCTACATGATAGTAGGAAAAAACGGAGAAATGCTTTGCCTTTATAAAAGAGTTTCCCAAGGCTGGAGAATTGAAGGTACCTGTGCCGACTATCGGGAAGGAAAAGAGTTTTTTGAGTTTGATTTTGGGGGTAAGCGCCTTGCCGTTTTTATCTGCGGGGACTTATGGGAAGATAATCTTTTAGAGCCTATTATAAGCCTTAATCCCGATGCCTTTTTATGGCCGGTATTTTGCGGTTATACAAAGGAAGAATGGAAAAATGGTGAAGCCGCTGCCTACGCCGAAAGAACCGCAATCCTCGATAAACCGGTTTTATTTATAAACTCCCTTGTAAATGAAAATGCTAAGGCTATAGGAGGAGGCGCCTTTGTTTGGCACCAGGGTAAACTTATAAAAGAAATACCTATGGGCAAAACAGGCTTTTTGTTATACGAAATTTAA